Proteins encoded within one genomic window of Macrotis lagotis isolate mMagLag1 chromosome 3, bilby.v1.9.chrom.fasta, whole genome shotgun sequence:
- the CCNI gene encoding cyclin-I — translation MKFPGPLENQRLSFLLEMAISREAQMWKVNVLKISTNQSVSPAQRDEVVRWLAKLKHQFNLYPETLALASSLLDRFLATVKARPKYLNCIAISCFFLAAKTIEEDERIPLLKVLARDSFCGCSSSEILRMERIILDKLNWDLHTATPLDFLHIFHAIAVSTRPQLLFGFPKMSPSQHLAVLTKQLLQCMACSRLLPFKGSMLALAMVSLEMEKLIPDWLALTIELLQKAQMDSAQLIHCRELVAHELSLLQSSLPLNSVYVYHPLKHNLATCDRGVFRLHPSSAPGPDFSKDNSKPEVPIKGTTIFYQHLLATTGCKHASAKRKVEEMEVDDFYDGIKRLYNEDNASENMGSVCSTDLSRQEGPASPCPPLQPVSVI, via the exons AGCGTTTCTCCAGCTCAGAGGGATGAGGTTGTCCGGTGGCTGGCCAAGCTTAAGCACCAATTCAACCTTTACCCAGAAACACTGGCCTTGGCGAGTAGTCTTTTGGACAGATTCTTAGCTACTGTCAAG GCCCGTCCAAAATACTTAAATTGTATTGCAATCAGCTGTTTCTTCCTAGCTGCCAAGACCATTGAGGAAGATgag AGAATTCCATTGCTGAAGGTGCTGGCCAGAGATAGTTTCTGTGGTTGTTCTTCATCTGAAATTCTGAGAATGGAGAGAATTATTTTGGATAAGCTGAATTGGGACCTTCACACAGCTACCCCATTGGATTTCCTTCATAtt TTCCATGCCATTGCAGTATCAACTCGGCCTCAATTACTATTTGGCTTTCCTAAAATGAGCCCATCTCAGCACTTGGCGGTCCTTACGAAACAGCTCCTCCAATGTATGGCCTGCAGCCGGCTTCTGCCATTCAAGGGGTCCATGTTAGCTCTAGCCATGGTCAGTTTGGAGATGGAGAAACTTATTCCTGATTGGCTTGCTCTTACAATTGAACTGCTCCAGAAAGCACAG ATGGATAGTGCCCAGCTGATCCACTGTCGGGAGCTTGTGGCACATGAGCTTTCtcttctgcagtcttccctgccTCTCAATTCTGTATATGTCTACCATCCTCTCAAGCACAACCTGGCAACCTGTGACAGAGGAGTGTTCAGATTACACCCCTCCTCTGCCCCAGGCCCAGACTTCTCCAAGGACAACAGCAAACCAGAAGTGCCAATCAAAGGTACAACCATCTTCTACCAACATCTGCTAGCTACCACTGGATGCAAGCATGCCTCTGCTAAACGCAAGGTGGAAGAAATGGAAGTAGATGATTTCTATGATGGAATCAAGCGTCTCTACAATGAAGATAATGCTTCAGAAAATATGGGTTCTGTGTGCAGCACTGATTTATCAAGGCAAGAGGGACCTGCTTCCCCTTGTCCACCTTTGCAGCCTGTTTCTGTCATATAG